The window CAGGATCTCGTTGCGCTTCTTCTCGCCGCCGCTGAACCCCGTGTTCACCGATCGCTGCAGCATCGCCTCGTCCATCTCGACGATCTTGAGCTTCTCCGCCATCACGTCGAGGAAGTCCATGGGATCCACCTCAGGCTCACCGCGGCTCTTGCGGATCTCGTTGTACGCCGTGCGGAGGAAGTAGGCATTGCTCACGCCAGGGATCTCGATCGGATACTGGAAGGCGAGGAAGACGCCGGCGTGGGCCCGCTCCTCGGGCTCCATCTCCAGCAGGTCCTTGTCGTCGTAGGTGATCGAGCCGCCGGTGACCTCGTACCCGGGGTGGCCGGCGATGACCTGGGCGAGGGTGCTCTTGCCGGAGCCGTTCGGCCCCATGATGGCGTGCACTTCCCCCGCGCGAACGGTGAGCGAAATGCCGTTGAGGATCTGCTTGTCGCCAACAGTGGCGGTCAGGTTCGTAATAGTGAGCATTGTTCTGTAGGTCGGTTCAACAGCCATGACGAGGAAGCCGCCCTGAGAGCGGCACCCCGTGCCCCGCGTGCCGCTCGTGCTCCTCGTACCGCTCGTGCTTCGTTGTTGTTGTTGCTGCTGTTGCAATTGTCCTTCGTACCACGCTATCCCACACTCCCCTCCAGGGAGATGCCCAGCAGCTGTTGCGCTTCCAGCGCAAACTCCATGGGGAGTTCCTTGAACACCTCGCGGCAGAAGCCGCTCACGATCATCGAGACCGCGTGCTCGGCACTCAGCCCGCGTTGCTTGAGGTAGAAGATCTGGTCTTCCCCGATCTTCGACGTGCTCGCCTCGTGCTCGATGATCGCCGTGTTGTTCTGGGCCTCGATGTAGGGAAAGGTGTGCGCACCGCACGCGTTGCCGATCAGCATCGAGTCGCACTGCGTGTAATTGCGCGCGCCCTCGGCCTTCGGCAGCACCTTCACCTGCCCGCGGTAGGAGTTCTGGCCCTTGCCCGCGGAGATCCCCTTGGAGACGATGTTCGACTTGGTGTTCCGGCCGATGTGGATCATCTTCGTACCGGTGTCGGCCTGCTGCCGGTTGTTGACCACGGCAACCGAGTAGAACTCGCCGGTCGAGTTGTCACCCTGGAGGATCACGCTGGGGTACTTCCATGTGATGGCCGATCCGGTCTCGACCTGGGTCCAGGAGATCTTGGCGTCCGTCATCGCCTTGCCACGCTTGGTGACGAAGTTGTAGATCCCGCCACGGCCTTCCTCGTCGCCGGCATACCAGTTCTGGACCGTCGAGTACTTCACCGTGGCGCGGTCGAGGGCGACGATCTCCACCACGGCGGCGTGGAGCTGGTTCGTCGAGCGCTTCGGCGCCGTGCACCCCTCGAGGTAGCTCACGTATGCCCCTTCGTCCGCGACGATCAACGTTCGCTCGAACTGCCCGGTGTCGGCGGCGTTGATGCGGAAGTAGGTCGACAGTTCCATCGGGCAGCGCACGCCCTTCGGGATGTAGACGAAGGAGCCATCGGAGAAAACGGCGGAGTTGAGCGCGGCGAAGAAGTTGTCGCTGTACGGAACCACCGATCCGAGGTATCGCTCGATCAGCTCGGGGTGTTCGCGCACGGCCTCGCCGAAGGAGCAGAAGATCACGCCGTGCTTCTTCAGTTCTTCCTTGTACGTGGTGCCCACCGAGACCGAGTCGAAGACGGCGTCCACCGCCACCCCCGCCAGCAGCTTCTGCTCGTGCAACGGGATCCCGAGCTTGTCGTAGGTCTCCTTGATCTTGGGATCGAGCTCGTCCAGCGAACCGAGCGGCTTCGCGGTACGGGGCGAGGAGTAATACGACGTCGCCTGGTAGTCGATCGGCGTGTACGAGACGTTGGGCCAGCGGGGCTCGGTCATCTGCTGCCACCGCCGAAACGCCTTCAACCGCCACTCCAGCAGGAAGGCCGGCTCGTTCTTCTTGGCGGAGATCAGCCGTACCACATCCTCACTGAGCCCCGGTGGGATCGTGTCGGACTCGATGTCCGTGGTGAAGCCGTATTGGTATTCCCTGGCGACCAGGGCGTCGATGGCAGAACTCATGGCTGTGTCGGTAACCGGTCTTGACCGGATGAGGAAACGCCGAGCGAGACCATTTCAGGTCGCTCGGTGATGCAGTATTCGCAGCAGTTGGCACCCTTCGCGATGTGCGCGTGCCTGACGACGTCCGCCCCCAGGATCTCGCTGATGAAACGCTCCTCGGCTGCGCAGACTTCGGGGAACCGGTCGACGAGGGACCTGATGGTGCAATGATGCTCTCGCAGCGTGCTATGCCCGTTCTGCTCGGCCACCGCCATGTATCCCATGGAAGACAACAGCTGAGCCAGCCGCTCGGTTCGCTCGGGTAACGGCAGGAGCGCCAGCTCGGGCCCTGCCTTCTCTGCGACCGCCGCCCATCGCGCGCGGAAGATCTCGACGACCGCATCCGATCCGAACTTCTCCCGGACCGTCTCAAGTGCTTGGGAGAGAACAACATCGTACTGGGATGGGAACAGACGTTCCCCAGCGTCAGTGAGCCGGTAAGCGAAAACAGGCTGGCCCACCCCGCGCACCTGGCGTGAGTACCCGACGAGCCCTTCCGCCTCAAGGTCCTTCAGGTGCCGGCGAAAGGCGTTGGCCGTGAGACCGAACTGTCCCGCAAGTTCTTTTGTGGTAAGAGGTTGCGACCTCTTCAGGGCGACGAGGATGTCACCCCGTGTCCCCTTGAACCCCGCCGGCGCCGACTCGTGCGTCATGGCGACAAAGATGATCGGGATTCCGAATAAGTCAACGGAAGTGTGCGTCAATCAGACGCTGCCCGCCTCCCGGTCTGTCCTTCTGAAGTGAGCCGCGATCGTCGGCGGAATGCGGGCTACGGTCCGCCGGGGACGATCAGCGCCTTGGTCACCTCGCGGCGTTCCACCGCCTGCAAGGCCTCGTTGACCTCGTGCAGGCCATAGGCACGTGATACCATCTCCCGCCAGGGGAACCGCGCGCCGTGCTTCGCCGCCACCTTGAGTGCGCGATGGAAGTGCGAGAAGTCCGATCCCCAGCACCCACGCAACTCCACGTGCTTGCGGTTGATTTGCCAATGCGGGTGGATGCGGACGTCGCCATTGTCGGTGTAGTGTCCGCAGACCACGATGCGCCCGCCGTCTCGCACCAGGTCAAACGCTTGGGACACGGCATCCGGGGCGCCACTCGCCTCGATCACCACGTCCACGCCGAACCCGTTCGTGAGGTCCTTCACGGCCTGGGCGCGGTCGCGCGGGTCCAGGTCGAGCCCGAGGGTGTGCGTCGCACCCATGCGTTCCGCGAACTGGAGACGCGAGGCGGGGTCTCCGATCGCAATCACGTGGTCGGCGCCCGAGAGGGACGCCAGCGCAATGATCGACTGGCCCACGGGCCCTGCGCCAAGGACGGCCACGCTGTTCCCCAGCCGGATCTCCCCGCGGTCCACGGCGTGCATCGCGGTCACGAGACCGCACCCGCCCCCAATAAACGTCTCGGCGTCCAGTTCGCCTGGGAGGCGCAGCATGTGCACCCCGGGTTTCATCCACAGCGCCTCGGCCCAGCCGCCCAGCAATCCTTCGTTGGCGCTGTAGGTGATGCCGTAGACCTTGCGGTGCGGACAACGGGTGGATTGCCGAGTGACCAGGCAGTGATAACACCGGCCGCAGGTCTCATGCACGTCGAGAAAGGTGACCCGGTCGCCGACGGCGAACGGACGTCCCTCCACATCGTGGATCGGGCTGCCGAGTTCGGCGACCTCGCCCACGGAGACATGCCCGGGAATGATCGGGAAGGGAACGCCGCTGAGCCGGCCATGGTGCAGGTGCACGTCGGTGCCGCACACCTCGGAATACAGCACGCGCAGGAGGGCGGCGTCCCGGTCGAGGTGCGGGCGTGGGAGGGTGCGGATCTCGAGCGCCTGGTGGGGCGCAGGCATGACAGCGGCGCGAAACATGGCGGCGATATGGGAGGTGAAACCGGTCAGTCCCGGGACAACCTCGCCATCGCGCGACAGAGCACCGCAGATGCAAGGTCGAGTTTGTATGCGTTGTGTGCCAGCGGGGTCGCGTCGTACAGGGCGCGCTGCGCGAGGGTCTCGATGTCGTCGTCGGATAACCCACCGGACGCGACATCCTCCTCGATGGACGTCGTGACCCGCCACGGGGTGTTGGCGACGCCCCCAAGCACCAGGCGCACTTCGCCGTCACGCCGCTTGGTCGCGGCGACCGAGACCAAGGCGAAGTCCCAGGCGGCCCGTTGCATCTGCTTGTGGAAGAGCTGGGTCCCGCCCGCGGCGCCAGGGGGGAGGGTGACGGCTTCGACCACTTCGCCGGGACCGAGGCAGGTCGCACTGTCCATGCGCTGGGACGATGGGACGAGGAAATCCGCCGCAGGCACCCGTCGCTGGCCCGCAGGGCCGCGCACGTGTACCATCGCGTCGAGGGCCACCAGGGCGACCGCGCAGTCAGAGGGGTGCGCGACCACGCACGCTCCGCTGCGAAAGATCGCGTGGTACTGGTTCTCCCCGATCTCTGCGGAGCAGTGGGAGCCCCCGCGTCGCAAGCAGGGGTGGTCCCCGCGAAAGTACCAGCACCGTACATGCTGGCAGAGGTTGCCGCCTAACGTGCCCACATCGCGCAAGGGCTGGGACCCTACGGACGCAGCGGCCTGGGCGAGCGCCGGGAACCGCGCGCACACCAGCTCGTGGCGCGCCAGCGCGTCCAGGGTCACCGCTGCCCCGAGGCGCAGGCTACCATCATCGCCCGCTTCGATCGTTCCGGTGCTGGGGAGATGCCGGAGGTCCACCAGGACGTCCGGATCGGTGATGCCGGCCCGCATCAGGGGCACGAGGTCTGTCCCACCGGCGGAGGGAACGGCGCCATCATGGGCGAGCGCCACGGTGGCGCCTTCCCAGGTGTCCGGGGTGTGATATGACTGCACGGGCATGGCGCAAAGCTACCGCCCGGTGCCACCGTGCGAACAGGTCGTCAGCGATTGGTCAGCGCGGTCGCCCGGAACCCATACTCCTCGTCGGCGATGCGATCCGACCAGTCGATCCATAGCTGCGTCGGAAATCCCCGCTGCGCGTCGTAGGTGACCTCGAGGCGATGCGCCCCACTGCGGATCGCTTCGTCGACCAGATCGAAGAGCTCTTCCACCGAACGGTACGATGCGACGAACTCGGAGGGGATGTCTGCCCCGGTGTCCACCAGCCGGACGCGCGTTACCCGGCCACCGGCGACATCAATCTCGACCTCGCGCCCGCCGAGGATGCAGAAGCACTGGGCGCTGCCGCGCATGGTGTAAGCCGTGGCGCCGTGCAGGTTCCATCTGGCCCGGGCCGCCACCAGGTCACGCGTGGACCCGGGGTCGTCCGGGGCCACAAAGGCGAGGCACCCGAGCAGGGAGAATGAGGCGAGGGACGCGAGGAGTGCTTTCATGGGTGCCTGACGAGTCACTGCCAGTACCGCGTGGGGGGGGCGGGGTTCCATCAGTTGTACCGGCCGGACTTAATTTGTGGGGTGAAACGCCGCGTCATCGCGACCGTGCTCGTGCTGGCTGGGGGATGTCGGGGGCTGCAGCCCCTGCCGCCACCGCAGGCCCCCGTCCCCGGGCGAGAGCTTCCAGCCGACGTGCGTCCCCCCGAGGGAGAGACAGCCGGCCGCGCCGTGATCCCTGACGACCACACGGCCCTCCTGGCGCGTGCCCTGCTGGTTCCCGTCCGCGGGGTGCGACCGGACCAGCTCCGCGACAGCTTTCGCGCCGCGCGCGGCGATCGTGTTCATGCGGCGATGGACATCATGGCGCCTCGGGGGACGCCGGTGCTTGCGGCGGACGCCGGGCTGCTGTGGAAGGTGCGCTCGAATGCGCTGGGTGGCCTGACCGTGTACGTCCTCGATGACGAGCAGCGATTCATCTACTACTATGCGCACCTGGATCGTTACGCAGACGACACAAAGGAAGGTCGGCGCGTCGAGAAGGGTACGGTGCTCGGCTACGTGGGCACCACGGGCAATGCGCCGCCCAATGCGCCTCACCTGCATTTCCAGTTGATGAAATACCGTGGGGACGGTCGGTGGTGGGATGGCGAACCCATCAATCCGTTTCCCTACCTCACCGCGCTACACCGGGGGACGCCATGAAAGGGAAGGAACGCGCGGAGTTGCGCGCCGAGGCTCACCACCTCGATCCCCTGGTGCATGTGGGGGTGTCGGGGGCGACGGACGCCGTGATGCAGACGATCGACGAGGCGCTACGGACGCATGAGCTGGTGAAGGTGGCGATCGGGCGCCATGCCGGGCTGGAGCCGCGTCCGGTCGCGACCGCCATGGCCACGGCGTTAGGTGCCGAGGTGATCCAGGTGATCGGGCGCAAGGTGACCTTGTATCGCCACGCACCGGAGTTGTGGGCCAAGCCACGGCTCGTCCCACCCTGGCGCCGCGCCTAGGGGGCCGAGGCGGGCGCACGGTCGAGCCCGGTTGCATTTAGCAGCGCGACGGCTATTCTGCTCGTCAGGCAGTGGAAGGTTCCTGGACCCAAGACGGGGGAAACAACCGTGAGGATGACACGAAGCCTGGGGGCGTTGGCCCTCGCTGTGCTGGCCGCCTGTGGGGAGACCACGGCAAGTGCCGCGTTGGGCGCGGCCCGGGTGACGGCCTTGTCGGCCAGTGGCCTGACAGGTGTCGCTGGGACCGCACTGGCGGACCGGATCGAGTTTCGCGTGCTGGACGCCGGCAACCAGCCGTTGGCCGGCGTCAGCGTGACGTTCGGGGCGTCCGGAAGCGGCGCGGTGGATCCGGCGAGTGCGACCACCGATGCGTCGGGCGTCGCCCGCACGCGCTGGACCTTGTCGCGGACGATCGGCGCCAACACCCTCACCGCGAGTGCCGGGGCGAATGTCTCGACCTCCGTCACGGCGACCGGGTCGGCCGGGCGTGCGGCGACCGTCACGGCGGTTGGGGGTATCACCCAAACAGCGAGTGTCGGGAGCCCCGTCCCTATCGTGCCGGCCGTGCGCGTGGTGGACGCGTTTGGCAACCTGGTGGAAGGGGTGGCGGTCACCTTCACGGTCCTGACGGGTGGCGGGACCACAACAGGGGCCGTCGCGCGGACGTCGAGCCAGGGAGTTGCCGCCGTCGGAAGTTGGGTGCTTGGGCAAACCGCCGGCAACCACACGTTGACGGCGCGCGTCGAGGAAGGCGGGGTGGCCAACAACCCGATCGTGTTCACGGCGATTGCCACGCCGGGCGCGGCGGCGGCCGTCGCGGCGGCCTCGGCTGTCGCGCAGGTGGCGCCGGCTGGCACCGCGGTCGCTGCCCCACCGTCCATCAAGGTGACCGATGCCGGTGGCAACCCGGTGCCTAACGTTGCGGTGAACTTCACGGTGACCGCCGGCGGGGGCACGGTCAGCCCTCAGGCCCTCCTGACCAACACCCAGGGGGTGGCGACGGCGAGCAGCTGGCTGCTCGGCACCACGGCCGGGCCCAACCAGGTGACCGCCACGGCGGGCACGCTCCCGCCGGTGATCTTCCAGGCGACGGGCGCGGCCGGTGCGGCCGCGACGATGACCCTCGTGACCGGGAACAACCAGAGCGCGCAGGCTGGGCGGCCGCTGGCCATTGCGCCCTCGGTGGTGATTCAAGACGCCAATGGCAATCCGCTGCCGGGAATTATCGTGACGTTCAGCGTCACCTCCGGCGGTGGGACCGCCGTGGGCGCGCGCCAGACGACAGATGCCACCGGCACGGCGGAGGTAGGTGCCTGGTTCCTCGGCACCGCGCCGGGGACCAACACGATGACCGCGTCGAGCACGGGCCTGCCGGCGGTCACCTTCACGGCGACGGGTCTGGCTGGCGCCGCCGTCTCGATGGTGGCGAACGCTCCGCTCGTGCAGAGTGCGACCGCAGGCTCGGCGGTGGCCACCCCGCCGAGCGTGATCGTCCGTGACCTCGCGGGCAATCCGGTGCCTGGCATCCAGGTCACCTTCGGGGTCACTGCCGGCGGTGGTGCGGTGGTCGGTTCGCCGGCCACAACGAACGCCAGCGGGGTCGCGACCCTGACCTCCTGGACCCTGGGCACCGCGGTTGGCACCAACCTGGTCGTGGCCAACGCGGCGGGGCTCCCGAGCGTGACCTTCACGGCGACTGGCACTGCAGGGCCGGCCGCGAACGTGGTGATCGTCAGCGGGAACAACCAGGCGGGAATCGCGGGGTCGCCCGTGGCGACGCCGCCAAAGGTCCGGGTCACCGATGCCGCTGGAAACGCGGTGAGTGGTGCCACGGTCACCTTCGCCGTCACCGGGGGAAGTGGGACGGTGAGTGGGGCGACGCAAACGACCGATGCGGCCGGTGAGGCTGCTGTCGGAAGTTGGACCCTGGGGAGTGGGTCGCCCAACACGTTGAGTGCGACCGTGACCGGGAGTGGCATCACCGGGAATCCCCTGACGTTCACCGCCGATGCCGCGACTGCGATTGTCATCACCGGACCGCCCACATCGCCACAGACGCTGGGCACGAACTTCAGCTTCACGGTGGAGCTGCGTAACTCGGCCGGGGGCACCGTGTCGTTGGCCGGGGTGCCCCTCACCGTCGCGATCGCGACGGGCGGTGGGACGCTCAATGGCGTGACGACCGTCAACACGCTCTCGACGGGCGCGGTCACCTTCACGGTGAACGTGACCGGTGTCGCTGGCGCCCGCACGTTCAACATCACTGGCAGTGGTCTCACGACGGCGACCACCGGTTCGATCACCATCAACTAGCGCACACCAATGACACGACGATTCTCGATCCTGGCGCGTGCCGTGGCGATGACCATCGCGGTGATGGGTGTGCCACAGGTCGCCTGGGGCCAGGCCGCTCCGTCGGCAGCGGCGAGTACGCAACCCGATCCGTGGCGCTTCACCGCCTCGGTGGGGCCGTGGGCGGCGCGAAACGCTATCATCATTGGCGCCAGTGGGGCGAGTACGACGCTGGGTGGCGGGGCGGCCTTCACGGCGGACGTGTCGTTTGACGTCACGCGCCGCATCGCCATCTACGGAGGGGGCCTCGCCGCCTTCTCGCAGGTGTCCCACGGGGCGTCGCTGCGGTCGGACATCACCGGCGCCAGCGACCGGGTGACCGTCATGGGTGCAACCGGAGGGCTGCTGCTGGCCGTTCCTGGCGGCATTCTCGGGCGACTTGAGCCCACGATTCGGCTGGGCGGCGGCATGAAGGGGTATCGCTTTGACCTCGGGGCGGACGCGAACCAGTGGCGGCCCATGGGTGATTTCGGCTTCGGTCTGCGCGGCGGACCGGGTGGCCCGCTGGATATCCATGTCGAGGCGCGATACCTGGCGAGCACGGTGGACCAGGCCAAACTGCCCACGCGGGGGATCGTGCCGCAGATCCAACGGCAGGGCGACCTGTTGCTGACCGTCGGCCTCAGCCTGCGACCGTAGGCGACGCCGGCGGCCGTCCGCCGGCTGGGGACCGATGGGTGGCAGGACGTCGTTATGTTCCGCGCGATGTCCACTGCCACCCAACGCACCCTCGACGCCGAAGTCGCCCGCCGCCGGACCTTCGCGATCATCAGTCACCCGGACGCCGGGAAGACGACCCTGACCGAGAAGCTGCTCCTCTATGGCGGGGCAATTCACCTGGCCGGATCGGTGAAGTCGCGGCGGGCCGCCCGGCATGCGACCTCGGACTGGATGAAACTCGAGCAGGAACGCGGCATCTCGGTCACCTCGAGCGTCATGCAGTTCGAGTACGAGGGGTACGCGATCAACCTCCTCGACACGCCGGGGCACGAAGACTTCTCCGAAGACACGTACCGCACCCTGGTCGCCGCCGACAGCGCCGTCATGCTGCTGGACAACCGCAAGGGGGTTGAGGAACGGACGCGTCAGCTCTTCGAAGTCTGCAAGAAGCGCCGGACCCCGATCTTCACCTTCGTCAACAAGTGTGACCGGGTGGGCGAAGAGTCGCTCAAGATCGTGAGTGACGTGGAGGCTGACCTCGGGATCATGTGTCACCCCGTGACCTGGCCGGTCTTTGATGGCAATGCGTTCATTGGCGTCTACGACCGGCGGCTCGATCGGCTGCATCTCTTTGATCGCGGCGATCATCACGGGGCGAAGCGCGCCGCCGAGGAGGTGCTCGCCCTCCACGCGCCGGAGACGCGAGACAAGCTGGGCGAGGCCGTGTATGCCCAGCTACGGCACGACGTGGAGTTGCTCGATGCGGCCGGACACCCGTTCGACCGGGAGGCGATCCTGCGGGGTGAACTCTCGCCGGTGTTCTTCGGGAGCGCGCTGACGAACTTCGGGGTCGAGCCGTTCCTCCGGGAGTTCCTGGATCTGGCCCCCCCGCCCCTCGCCCGGGAGAGTTCGGCCGGCACCATCGCGCCCACCGAGCCGCGCTTCACGGGGTTTGTCTTCAAGATCCAGGCGAACATGGATCCTCGACACCGCGACCGCATTGCCTTCGCCCGGATCTGCTCGGGGCAGTTCACGGCCGGGATGGAAGTGACGCACGTGCGTACCGGCAAGCGATTTCGCCTGGCGACGCCGCAGCAGTTCATGGCGCGCGAACGCATCGCGGTGGAGGAGGCCTGGCCTGGCGACGTGATCGGCGTGGTCGATCGGGGGATGCTGCGCATCGGGGACACGCTGTCGGAGGAGGGGGTGCTGGAGTTCGGCGGGGTGCCGCGATTTCCCCCCGAGCACTTTGCCCGCGTCGTGTTGCTGGACCCGATGAAGCGCAAACAGTTGGATGCCGGCCTGCGGCAGCTCACCGAAGAGGGGGCGGCGCAGGTGTTCTTCACCTCGCCCACCGAGGTGTCCGGACCGACGCCGATCATCGGGGCTGTCGGGATGCTGCAGTTCGACGTGATGCTGCATCGTCTCGAGCACGAGTACGGTGTGCGCTGTCGGCTGGAGAAGATCGGCGGGCGGTACCCGCGGTGGGTGGTCGGCCCGGCCGCGGAGATCGAACGTGTGGGCCGCGAACGCGGGCGCAGCATCCTCTACGATGCGAACGGCGCCCCGCTCATCCTGTTCGAGGACACCTGGGGTCTCAAGTGGGTCCTGGACCGGGAGACGGCGCTGACCTTCCACGAGGCCGCGCCGTAACGCCTCCTACTTTCGCGCGCGCTGCTCCTCCGCCCTGAGCTTGGCCTGTTCGCGCAGGATGAACGCGTGGAGGTGGCGTGCCTCCTCCGCCGTCAGCACGTCGTCAAACGGTGCCATGCCGGCGTCCCGGAGCGCTCCCCTCAGGACGATGTCGTCGAAGCGCGCGTGGGTCGCCGCGGTCATGCGGTGCAGGTCGGGATAGGCGGAGCGGGGCGCGGTTCCCCGTCCAAAGTGGCACATGAAGCAGTACCGAAAGTAGAGCGCCTCGCCGCGCGCGGGATCCGCACTGGCCAGCTCCGGAAGCGCTGGCGGAGCCGGCGTCGTGTCAGTGGTCGCGGCCGGCGGGAGGCGTGGCGCCGAGCCGCCGAGTTTGAAGGAGAGCAGTCGGCCGTAGTTCTGGTACCGGTACGGCGCGCTGCTGGGCGGGAGGGCAGGGGAGAGGGCGCCGCCGTACCCGGCGAGCACGGTGACATGCTGCTCGCCGTTGACCTCATGGCTTGCCGGTGCGGCGAGGATAGCGGTCCCCACGTTCCACTCGCCCCGCGTGATGCCGGAGTCCGCGCTCAGCGCGAGCAGCCGTCCGTCCGCGGTCCCCGTGAAGACGAGGTTGCCGGCGGTCGCGAGCATGCTGCCTTCCATCTCGGTGTTGCCCAGCGGGCGTCGCCACCGCGCACGACGCGCGACGGGATCCCACCCGACCAGGTAGGTCTGGGGCGTGGGCGCCGGGTGGCGCGCCACTTCGGCGCGTAGCCGCGCCATCTGCGCGCTGGTAGCGCCGGGAATAGCCGGTGGGACGACACCCAGTGCAGCGGATGCCCCCATGTTGACCTGGCCTGCTCGCCATGCGTAGGCCGTGTCGCTCCACATCACCATCCCTTCCTCGAGCGCGACGAAATACGCGAGTCCGGTGCTCGGGCTGAACGCCATGGGTTGCCAGTTGCGGCCTCCGGCCTGGCTCGGGAAGATCAGGGCCGGTCCATCGCGATAGTCCGCCGCTGGGTTGAGGGCTGGTCGGCCCGTGACCGAGTCGATCCCGGTCGTCCAGTTGACGTGAACGAACGGGGTCCCCGAGATGAAGCGACCCGTGGCGCGGTCCAGCACGTAGAAGATCCCGTTCTTCGGGGCCTGCATGATCACCTTGCCGATGGGGAGGTCGGCGAGGATGAAGTTGGAGGTGGCGGTGTAGTCCCAGATCTCAGAGGGCACCTGTTGGTAGTGCCACGCCAGCTGTCCCGTGGACGGGTTGATGGCGAGGATGGAGACGAGGTAGAGGTTGTCGCCGCCGCTGGGGCTGCGGAACCAGATGGGGTAGGGCGAGGAGTTGCCCGTGCCGACGTAGAGCAGGTTGAGGGTGGGGTCGTAGGCCATCTCGCCCCACACGGTGCCACCGAGGCCGGAGGCCCAGTCGGACTTCGGATCCCACGTGGCTGCGGCGGTGGTCATCTCGGGGTGCTCGACCGGCTTCGCCGGGTCCCCGGGGACGGTGTAGAAGCGCCACGCGAGGGCGCCAGTTTTCCAGTTGTAGGCCGAGATGTATCCGCGGACCCCGTATTCGCCACCGGAGTTGCCGATCACCACGACGTCGCCGGCGATGATTGGTGCACCGGTGATGGTGTAGCTGCGCGTACGGTCGGTGAACGTGTCGGTGCGCCAGGCCTCACGGCCGGTGGCGGCGTCGAGGGCGACGAGAAAGCCGTCGAGGGTGGCCACGTAGACCAGCCCCTGCCAGACGGCGAGGCCCCGGTTCACGACGCCGCAGCAGGCGCGTCGCCCGTAGGCGCCATCCACGGCGGGGTCGTAGCGCCACCGCTCGGCGCCGGTCGCGGCGTCCACGGCGGCGACGGTGCCCCAGGGACCGCTGATGTAGACGACGCCGTCCACGATCACGGGGGTGGATTCCTGCCCGTGCTCCACCCGCCCGCGATGTGAGCGGAATTCGTACTCCCAGGCGATGCCTAACGAGTCGACGTTGCGCTCGTGAATCGTGGCGAGCGGAGAGAAGCGGTCCGCCCGCCAGCTTC is drawn from Gemmatimonadota bacterium and contains these coding sequences:
- a CDS encoding Ig-like domain-containing protein, whose translation is MTRSLGALALAVLAACGETTASAALGAARVTALSASGLTGVAGTALADRIEFRVLDAGNQPLAGVSVTFGASGSGAVDPASATTDASGVARTRWTLSRTIGANTLTASAGANVSTSVTATGSAGRAATVTAVGGITQTASVGSPVPIVPAVRVVDAFGNLVEGVAVTFTVLTGGGTTTGAVARTSSQGVAAVGSWVLGQTAGNHTLTARVEEGGVANNPIVFTAIATPGAAAAVAAASAVAQVAPAGTAVAAPPSIKVTDAGGNPVPNVAVNFTVTAGGGTVSPQALLTNTQGVATASSWLLGTTAGPNQVTATAGTLPPVIFQATGAAGAAATMTLVTGNNQSAQAGRPLAIAPSVVIQDANGNPLPGIIVTFSVTSGGGTAVGARQTTDATGTAEVGAWFLGTAPGTNTMTASSTGLPAVTFTATGLAGAAVSMVANAPLVQSATAGSAVATPPSVIVRDLAGNPVPGIQVTFGVTAGGGAVVGSPATTNASGVATLTSWTLGTAVGTNLVVANAAGLPSVTFTATGTAGPAANVVIVSGNNQAGIAGSPVATPPKVRVTDAAGNAVSGATVTFAVTGGSGTVSGATQTTDAAGEAAVGSWTLGSGSPNTLSATVTGSGITGNPLTFTADAATAIVITGPPTSPQTLGTNFSFTVELRNSAGGTVSLAGVPLTVAIATGGGTLNGVTTVNTLSTGAVTFTVNVTGVAGARTFNITGSGLTTATTGSITIN
- a CDS encoding peptide chain release factor 3; amino-acid sequence: MFRAMSTATQRTLDAEVARRRTFAIISHPDAGKTTLTEKLLLYGGAIHLAGSVKSRRAARHATSDWMKLEQERGISVTSSVMQFEYEGYAINLLDTPGHEDFSEDTYRTLVAADSAVMLLDNRKGVEERTRQLFEVCKKRRTPIFTFVNKCDRVGEESLKIVSDVEADLGIMCHPVTWPVFDGNAFIGVYDRRLDRLHLFDRGDHHGAKRAAEEVLALHAPETRDKLGEAVYAQLRHDVELLDAAGHPFDREAILRGELSPVFFGSALTNFGVEPFLREFLDLAPPPLARESSAGTIAPTEPRFTGFVFKIQANMDPRHRDRIAFARICSGQFTAGMEVTHVRTGKRFRLATPQQFMARERIAVEEAWPGDVIGVVDRGMLRIGDTLSEEGVLEFGGVPRFPPEHFARVVLLDPMKRKQLDAGLRQLTEEGAAQVFFTSPTEVSGPTPIIGAVGMLQFDVMLHRLEHEYGVRCRLEKIGGRYPRWVVGPAAEIERVGRERGRSILYDANGAPLILFEDTWGLKWVLDRETALTFHEAAP
- a CDS encoding PQQ-dependent dehydrogenase, methanol/ethanol family — translated: MRFTLVPFSTLLALAAACSRPQTPGAVDRERLLRDDEPGQWLASGRSWRADRFSPLATIHERNVDSLGIAWEYEFRSHRGRVEHGQESTPVIVDGVVYISGPWGTVAAVDAATGAERWRYDPAVDGAYGRRACCGVVNRGLAVWQGLVYVATLDGFLVALDAATGREAWRTDTFTDRTRSYTITGAPIIAGDVVVIGNSGGEYGVRGYISAYNWKTGALAWRFYTVPGDPAKPVEHPEMTTAAATWDPKSDWASGLGGTVWGEMAYDPTLNLLYVGTGNSSPYPIWFRSPSGGDNLYLVSILAINPSTGQLAWHYQQVPSEIWDYTATSNFILADLPIGKVIMQAPKNGIFYVLDRATGRFISGTPFVHVNWTTGIDSVTGRPALNPAADYRDGPALIFPSQAGGRNWQPMAFSPSTGLAYFVALEEGMVMWSDTAYAWRAGQVNMGASAALGVVPPAIPGATSAQMARLRAEVARHPAPTPQTYLVGWDPVARRARWRRPLGNTEMEGSMLATAGNLVFTGTADGRLLALSADSGITRGEWNVGTAILAAPASHEVNGEQHVTVLAGYGGALSPALPPSSAPYRYQNYGRLLSFKLGGSAPRLPPAATTDTTPAPPALPELASADPARGEALYFRYCFMCHFGRGTAPRSAYPDLHRMTAATHARFDDIVLRGALRDAGMAPFDDVLTAEEARHLHAFILREQAKLRAEEQRARK